The Salvelinus alpinus chromosome 29, SLU_Salpinus.1, whole genome shotgun sequence region ATAATACATAACACAGACCTAACTCAGAATGCTATTCCAACAACATTAGGGACAAGTCCGTTTCTGTGATCGTCTGTGTAGCCAATTTATTTatagaaaaaaaacattgacATTCATAGCATAATACTTTCTcttcagattaaaaaaaaaaaaaaaaaatacatttgaatgaaATAGTTCAAACAAAATGAATTAAAGTGGCATAAAATATGTCTGGTAAACTCAAGTCTAATGGAATTTCAAGCATGGCTCCATTGCCTTTGCAGATTTAGGAGGTCTGTAAAGCTTCACCATTCACTGCTACATTCTGAACATTGTGCTGTAACCCATCATGTTACACTCTCACACTGTCTatgtccatcccaaatggcaccctatgacctgggctctggtctaaagtagtgcactaaatagggaatagggtgccatttgggacagatccAAACACTCAGTGATAAGAGACATCTGGCTGACTATTGTTGCGTTCCAACCAAACCCCTCACTCATTCTGTCTTGTTATAAACATACAACCACTAATTAGTGATCAGGAAAGAGGGATGAAGGGAAGTGGAGGAGGATTGGCTTTCTTCTCTTTTATCTCTCTATTCTCTTCATCTGTGGCTCTCTTTTCTCCCCCAGTTTCTCTTGATCCCTAATCATCCGTCTGTTTGTCCGTCTGTCCATGTTGCGTCACCAGGGTCTGGTGTTTCTATACTCCTGCCTGGCCCACTGGGCTGTGTTACAGCAGCTCTTTCCCAGCGTCCACGACCACCCTCCTGTCCCCATGTTCCTCTCAGCCACCTCCAGGGGTCCTCCTCCCCAGGaccttcctcctctacctctgtccctctcAGCCACCTCCAGGGGTCCTCCTCCCCAGGaccttcctcctctacctctgtccctctcAGCCACCTCCAGGGGTCCTCCTCCCCAGGaccttcctcctctacctctgtccctctcAGCCACCTCCAGAGgcccacctccttctcctccacccctccctggcCAGGGCTCTCCCCCTACCCCCATCCGGAGCCCCTTCTCCAGCAGCCTGGTCTCCGTCTCGGCCTGTCTGTCTGGTTCTCTGGTGGTCATCATGGTGTTCTGGGCTCGGAGCGGCTCCTTCCTGGATAGGGGCGGAGGTGGGAGAGACACGGTGAGGTCCAAAATGATTGGGACACTGACTTTGTACATTAATAGACaactgaatttgtcccaatacttttggtcaccTAAAATGGGGGGGGACTTTgttcaaaaagtgctgtaatttctaaacatttcacccgatatggatgaagaTACTATAAAAttgaagctgacagtctgcactttaacctcatagtcattataTCATTTCAAATCAAAGTGCAGAAGTACAGAGgcaaaacaacaaatgtgtcatttgtcccaatacttcAGGGAGCTCACTGTATACAGGCAGGGACCTGGACAGGTTGAGacggagggatgaagagagaagaagagccaTGATGGAGGCGATAGAGAAACGGAGAGAGTAAAGAAGGAAGATGAATCATTTGTGTGCCGGAGAGGGAGAACAAAGAAAAGGTAATTGTCAAACACAGGTCTTCTGTAATTCAGGTTTATACGTCACGCTTTCATCTGTATCCGCCCACTATTCAATGCCTTTCCAATCCACTACATACATTTATGATGTACAGTTTGTGAGATGTACAACCTTCCAACAGTGTTTCTATGTGAGGGTGAGTCAGGACTCCTTGGATGTCAaacctgtctctgtgtctcggtggctctctctgtcctcctatgtcagtctctctgtctctcaacacTGGTCTCAAACCTGAGGAGAAACACAACACtaacaggtcagaggtcagaatgGACCACACAGTACACCCATGGGCATGCTGGGTAATGtagtttgtcccaaatggcaccctgttccctatgtagtgcactacttttaaccagggtccctagggctctggtcaaaagtagtgtgctatatcgggaatagggtgccttttgagaTACAACCGTAGTTCTTAATGGTGTGTTATTACGGTGTACTACACACGTCCCGTAGCCAATCAAATCTGGTTACCTGGCAGTTTGAAGGTGTTCGGCTGTGGCGCCAACAACAGCCCAAATCCCCGGGTGTTGACGTGGCGGCTGTAGAGGTTGTCCCTGGCAACCAGGCCCTGTTGGCTACCACGGCGATGGAGCAGGGAAGGTAGAGAGGATAGGAAGAGCAAGGGAATGTAAAGAAAAAAAGACAAGGTGACAGGAGAGAACAGGGCACAGAGAATGATGTGGGAGAAATGAGGTAGGGAGTGAGACAGAAACAGGGTAGTAAAATAGGGCCAAGGAAAAAGACAAAGAGAAGAATTGTGTTTGAAAGGAAAAAGCAACAGAATTCAACATAACAAAATGAAAACATAATTAGCTAAACAAATGTATAATGCTTGACAAATTATACAAACAATAACAAAAGGTCAATAACCATGTGATGCCAAAATAGATGCTTAGAGTCATGGAGGAGGAGTTAGGGGAAGTAGTAGTGCCTGATGGAAAACCATGTTCTGGTCAATATCAAATTATAGGTCATGTTTCTTATTGGCTACATATTTTCATGACAATGTGAAAAGTCAAGTTTTATATAAAAAATGACTATTgtgagaaaaaaataataataataaataaattctGCTGTATAATGAATATGACGACAAAAGTGTTCATATTATTTTAGTGGCTTCGTAACACTGTTAATGAGAGTATTGTAGGTTAAAGGTCAACCTATTAGTGAAATACAAGCTCTAAAATGGCGGACCAGGTGAACAGAAATCAATCTCACTTTTCTAATTTTGTTGGGAGATAAGTTTTAATAGCTTCTTCTAGAAAACGGCAGGCAAAAGTTACAGGCAGCATCATAACTCCCTCAACGGGACGACCAGCACAACTAGGAAAGGTTGAACAAGTTCTAACAGACATAGGGAGTCATATCCCTTCTGTTTCGTAGTAAATTAATTATTGAAATAATACTAAACTCCCTGGGCATGACAGACAGATTGGTAGGTTGCATCCTGATCGTCAACCCTTCTGACTAAGTGTGTACTTGCACACTTCCCGTCATGAATTTAACAATGATGTAAACATCGGGTGGGGTAGGGGGGGGTGGAGTTTCCACCATTGTTAAATCCATGACGGGAAGTGTGCAAGTACACACTTCAAGAGAAGGGTGGAGAATTGGGATGCAGCCATAGGCTAGCTAACAGGCTAAAAACCACAGTCCTTCCTTTAAAAAGGAGCAAAAGGTGGTCAATGGAAGCTGAGCTGTGATCGGTTAAGGGAACTGTCCTCATGttaaggatggagaggaggaggcagagccagagagagggggatgaggaaggAGAAGGATTAGATGATTGAATTTGTGAGAGTGTACAAATCAAATAAAAGGGGGTGGTGTACACAAACGAGAGaacaagagaaagaaagacagacggAGAGAAACAGTGTTTAGAAAGAcaggtcacagagagagagagcagagctggTCACGCAGGACAattagataggagagagagagagcaggaggcttGGAATCAGAGAGAGCAGAGCTGGTCACGCAGGACAattagataggagagagagagagcaggaggcttGGAATCAGAGAGAGCAGAGCTGGTCACGCAGGACAattagataggagagagagagcaggaggcttGGAATCAGAGAGAGCAGAGCTGGTCACGCAGTTCAattagataggagagagagagagcaggaggcttGGAATCAGAGAGAGCAGAGCTGGTCACGCAGGACAATTagataggagagagagcaggaggcttGGAATCAGAGAGAGCAGAGCTGGTCACGCAGGACAattagataggagagagagagagcaggaggcttGGAATCAGAGAGAGCAGAGCTGGTCACGCAGGACAATTagataggagagagagcaggaggcttGGAATCAGAGAGAGCAGAGCTGGTCACGCAGGACAattagataggagagagagagagcaggaggcttGGAATCAGAGAGAAGGCACTTTACCCAGGGGTCctgtcccaaatgacacactattccctatatagcagaacgagaatagtgtgccatttgggatgcaaccacaGTGCACTGAGGCTGGCTCTTTAGCATGGAACAACACTCTTAAAGAGAGGAATGCTGTGTCCCGCTGCCAAGCCTTCGAACCCtggcagagacacagacaggcccTCAGCATAGAACACACACTGGCATTCAGCTATACTGCTGTAACACCTCTCACACAAATCCTGGGTTGAGTTACATACAGTTTTCAATCAAGTAGTAGAAGTAGGGTTGATAATTTCACTCAACGTTCCCAAAAATTCCCACGTCGCATGATTCcctctgcttattccctcctgattcccgTGAATCAGGAATCACTCCGACCGAGATTCCTGGAAAACCAGGATATTTCGGGACCTATTCACAGGAATACCATACCTGGTGCGCTTTGCCCTGCAGTTGAGGCTGTTGATGAGTGGAGGGTGGGGGTTCGGGCCCCTGTTGCCCCCAGGGGCAGGTGCCGGGGCCAGGGCCGGATCGGGACGCTGGCGGCCCCTGCTTGGGGAGCACGGGGAGGATACCGACAatgggggagaaaggggaggagcCGCGTGACGACACAAAGGCCAGGGAAGAGCCCTCTGCTCCTCTCGCACAGCTGTAGACAAAACcacgagggagagggggagacaataccatgagggagagggggagacaataCCACGAGGGAGAGACAATACCATGAGGGAGAGACAATACCATGAGGGGGAGACAATaccatgagggagagggggagacaataCCACGAGGGAGAGACAATACCATGAGGGAGAGACAATAccatgagggagaggggggagacaataCCACGAGGGAGAGACAATACCATGAGGGGGAGACAATACCATGAGGGGGAGACAATACCATGAGGGAGAGACAATACCACGAGGGGGAGACAATACCACGAGGGGGAGACAATACCATGAGGGGGAGACAATACCATGAGGGGGAGACAATaccatgagggagagggggagacaataccatgagggagagggggagacaataccatgagggagagggagagacaatacCATGAGGGAGACAATaccatgagggagagggggagacaataccacgagagagaggggggagacaataCCACGAGGGAGAGACAATaccatgagggagagggggagacaataccacgagggagagggggagacaataCCATGAGGGAGAGACAATACCACGAGGGAGAGACAATACCACGAGGGAGAGACAATACCATGAGGGAGAGACAATaccatgagggagagggggagacaataCCATGAGGGGGAGACAATaccatgagggagagggggagacaataCCATGAGGGAGACAATaccatgagggagagggggagacaataCCATGAGGGAGAGACAATACcacgagggagagggggagacaataccatgagggagagggggagacaataCCATGAGGGAGAGACAATACcacgagggagaggggggagacaataccatgagggagagggggagacaataccacgagggagaggggggagacaataCCATGGGGGAGACAATACcacgagggagagggggagacaataccatgagggagagggggagacaataCCATGAGGGGGAGACAATACCATGAGGGAGAGACAATACCATGAGGGAGAGACAATaccatgagggagagggggagacaataccacgagagagaggggggagacaataCCACGAGGGAGAGACAATaccatgagggagagggggagacaataccacgagggagagggggagacaataCCATGAGGGAGAGACAATACCACGAGGGAGAGACAATACCATGAGGGAGAGACAATaccatgagggagagggggagacaataCCATGAGGGGGAGACAATAccatgagggagaggggggagacaataCCATGAGGGAGACAATaccatgagggagagggggagacaataCCATGAGGGAGAGACAATACcacgagggagagggggagacaataccatgagggagagggggagacaataCCATGAGGGAGAGACAATACcacgagggagaggggggagacaataccatgagggagagggggagacaataccacgagggagaggggggagacaataCCATGGGGGAGACAATACcacgagggagagggggagacaataccacgagggagagggggagacacagTGATGACTGTCAAACAGAGTACCACATTATTCAGAATCTAACACAAACTGATCTCAGTGCAGTGCATCATCACTAGCCTGACTAGTGTCTCTGACGGACACTCATAAACAGGGCTATCTTTGATTAAGGCTTCGTGAATCTCACTGCTCCATTCATAAACAACGGTTATATAAAACTCTATCCAACTATGTTGACATTTCACTGAGGCCAGAAGACAAACCAATCAACTGCACAGAGACACTATGAAGTGTGACTGGGACAGAGAGGTTCGACAGTACATTTTATCATCAGCGGTACATCCTAACGTTTACAGAGCTGTTATCAATGCTTACCCCTGGTGAATGGCTCAGTGGCTTTCAAACTAAACTGACCTAACCAGGCAGAAGAGACGCCACACAGATGCCAACCGCCCTACAGCACTGTGTTTACAACGGGTGCAACGAAGCGAGAAATATCTCTCAGAGTAATGATGTTTACTCTCCAGAGAAAATACTATGTATCTTCATCGGGCTGTCATACGATGTCGTGACTGTATTTTAGTGTATttagtgtactgtattgtattttaGTACAACGTAAATTATGTAACGctgctacactatatatacaaaagtatgtggacaccccttcaaattagtggctatttcagccacacccgtttgcTGACAGgcgtataaaaaaataaaatcgagcacacagccatgcaatctccatacggaaacattggcagtagaatggccttactgaagagctcagtgactttcaacgtggcgccGTCAGCGTGGCACCGTCAGCGTGTCACCGTCAGCGTGGCACCGTCAGCGTGGGACCGTCAGCGTGGCACCGTCAGCGTGGCACCGTCAGCGTGGCACCGTCAGCGTGGCACCGTCAGCGTGGCACCGTCAGCGTGGCTCCGTCAGCGTGGCACCGTCAACGTGGCTCCGTCAACGTGGCTCCGTCAACGTGGCTCCGTCAGCGTGGCGCCGTCAGCGTGGGGCCGTCACCGTCAGCGTGGGACCGTCAGCGTGGCACCGTCAGCGTGGGACcgtcaacgtggcaccgtcaacgtggcaccgtcagcgTGGGACCGTCAGCGTGGGACCGTCAACGTGGCTCCGTCAACGTGGCTCCGTCAGCGTGGGACCGTCAGCGTGGCACCGTCAGCGTGGCACCGTCAGCGTGGCACCGTCAGCGTGGGACCGTCAACGTGGCTCCGTCAACGTGGCTCCGTCAGCGTGGGACCGTCAGCGTGGCACCGTCAGCGTGGCACCGTCAGCGTGGCACCGTCAGCGTGGGACCGTCAGCGTGGGACCGTCAGCGTGGGGCCGTCAGCGTGGCGCCGTCAGCGTGGCGCCGTCAGCGTGGCGCCGTCAGCGTGGGGCCGTCAGCGTGGCGCCGTCAGCGTGGGGCCGTCAGCGTGGCGCcgtcaacgtggcaccgtcagcgTGGGACCGTCAGCGTGGGACCGTCAACGTGGCTCCGTCAGCGTGGGACCGTCAGCGTGGCACCGTCAGCGTGGCACcgtcaacgtggcaccgtcagcgTGGGACCGTCAGCGTGGTACCGTCAGCGTGGGACCGTCAGCGTGGCGCCGTCAGCGTGGCACCGTCAGCGTGGCGCCGTCAGCGTGGCGCCGTCAGCGTGGGGCCGTCAGCGTGGCGCCGTCAGCGTGGGGCCGTCAGCGTGGCGCCGTCAACGTGGCGCCGTCAGCGTGGCACCGTCAGCGTGGGACCGTCAGCGTGGGACCGTCAGCGTGGCGCCGTCAGCGTGGCACCGTCAGCGTGGCACCGTCAGCGTGGGACCGTCAGCGTGGCGCCGTCAGCGTGGCGCCGTCAGCGTGGGACCGTCAGCGTTGCGCCGTCAGCGTGGCACCGTCAGCGTGGCACCGTCAGCGTGGGACCGTCAGCGTGGGACCGTCAGCGTGGGACCGTCAGCGTGGGACCCTCAGCGTGGCGCCGTCAGCGTGGCGCCGTCAGCGTGGCGCCGTCAGCGTGGGACCGTCAGCGTGGCACCGTCAGCGTGGGACCGTCAGCGTGGTGCCGTCAGCGTGGTGCCGTCAGCGTGGTGCCGTCAGCGTGGTGCCGTCAGCGTGGCGCCGTCAGCGTGGCGCCATCAACGTggcgtagcgcataaaaatcatctgtcctcagttgtaacactcactaccgaattccaaactgcctctggaagcaacgtcagcacaagaactgtttgttgggaacttcatgaaatgggtttccatggcctagtagccgcacacaagcataagatcaccatgcgcaatgccaagcgtcactctGGAGGAGTGGAAACGCattatctggagtgatgaatcacgcttcaccatctggcagtggaaagccttcccagaagagtggaggctgttacagcagtaaatgggggaccaactccatattaatgctcatgattttagaatgagatgtttgacgagcaggtgtccacatacttttggtcatgtagtgtatgttccaACTACTACTACATGGGCTGGTTTCCTGGTTTTTCCTGGACACaggttaagcctagtcctggaataAGAAGAGGACTAGCCTTAAtctgggactgggaaactggcccattAGGGTTTAGCCTGTATGTGTTCTGTCCATAGGTCAACGGTGGCCTaccttctctctccatcagtgAGTAGGGCTTGATCTCTCCGTCCGGCTTTTTGGGGGGAACCTTTCTCAACTGGGCCGCTGTTGAAGAATACAGTCAGCAATGGGGAAAACATTATGGCAACCTTATGGCAACCTTATGGCAACCTTATGGCAGGCCAGGGTACAAAGTGAGTAGACCTAAACATGCCGTCTTACCTTCATACAAACAAGCATCCTACTGGACGTACACTatacctaaactcagcaaaaaaagaaacgtcctctcact contains the following coding sequences:
- the LOC139559104 gene encoding alpha-tubulin N-acetyltransferase 1-like isoform X1 is translated as METTFDINHLFPETITVLDQNLIAGGTSLGRSDPQPQIAAVIDELGRASAKAQYLTAPITSASKLQTNKHHLYLLKDGESNGGRGLAVGFLKVGYKKLFLLDQQGAHVETEPLCVLDFFVKENLQRHGYGLELFSFMLQNKKVEPVLMAYDRPSPKFLSFLEKHYCLKNSVPQVNNFVVFDGFFAKRSAAQLRKVPPKKPDGEIKPYSLMEREAVREEQRALPWPLCRHAAPPLSPPLSVSSPCSPSRGRQRPDPALAPAPAPGGNRGPNPHPPLINSLNCRAKRTSQQGLVARDNLYSRHVNTRGFGLLLAPQPNTFKLPGLRPVLRDRETDIGGQREPPRHRDRKEPLRAQNTMMTTREPDRQAETETRLLEKGLRMGVGGEPWPGRGGGEGGGPLEVAERDRGRGGRSWGGGPLEVAERDRGRGGRSWGGGPLEVAERDRGRGGRSWGGGPLEVAERNMGTGGWSWTLGKSCCNTAQWARQEYRNTRPW
- the LOC139559104 gene encoding alpha-tubulin N-acetyltransferase 1-like isoform X2, with the protein product METTFDINHLFPETITVLDQNLIAGGTSLGRSDPQPQIAAVIDELGRASAKAQYLTAPITSASKLQTNKHHLYLLKDGESNGGRGLAVGFLKVGYKKLFLLDQQGAHVETEPLCVLDFFVKENLQRHGYGLELFSFMLQNKKVEPVLMAYDRPSPKFLSFLEKHYCLKNSVPQVNNFVVFDGFFAKRSAAQLRKVPPKKPDGEIKPYSLMEREAVREEQRALPWPLCRHAAPPLSPPLSVSSPCSPSRGRQRPDPALAPAPAPGGNRGPNPHPPLINSLNCRAKRTSQQGLVARDNLYSRHVNTRGFGLLLAPQPNTFKLPGLRPVLRDRETDIGGQREPPRHRDRFDIQGVLTHPHIETLLEGCTSHKLYIINVCSGLERH